A window of the Carassius gibelio isolate Cgi1373 ecotype wild population from Czech Republic chromosome B16, carGib1.2-hapl.c, whole genome shotgun sequence genome harbors these coding sequences:
- the LOC127974792 gene encoding transcription factor HIVEP3 isoform X2: MEAEEKQSADGVRSGGQQQPSESLLAAQLPQLQQQTTSQSVHGSRGRPQHRQPKRFEMLQRQKQQQQSQAGGSSWQLSEVPGPSRGSCSALGDPSPQIQSVKQTQSLHSVELQEGTPCRRERKPQKPGKYVCTYCGRPCAKPSVLQKHIRSHTGERPYPCVPCGFSFKTKSNLYKHRKSHAHRIKAGMASSREETSFIGPEGGALRDEQEEGTEGESSGSEDETGQHQPSTSQGRPTLKKSSKVELSFIEEGPQTEDSQAIKQRLAMRLSERKRAPRASSDETRSSLGPGSKGSTESGYFSSSGSAELSQVSPPNASAKTYAEIILGKYGRLGQQQRISHQQLQLSSSSGQQEKSIPFTVPKTQVIEHITKLITINEAVVDTSEIDSVKPRRSSLSRRSSIESVRFSSPKEPCVLEPKADAPSSCGAAVQLIPGTFASELPGSYLAETETLTGQSSSALLYRSQSVPSSRNTSDTASRGFRLSHSFDDQQAIAAEMRIGPHQRMLRRQPAIEVPVGVDLINEDAGPSSSLKEVESGKKQNKELHLYECEICGTHLNKNSYTAHRLVCTSKSPHCLQSEEGSYFIENQPQIMSYKFKAMAMAVRKRKKKEESLEEDPPSPGPTAVSFSSQPPSMLGSIDNQGTPHGLSQSEVEKRSSWKEISVIQHTRSFEKQESISMANQEAESEHEQSQEPKPISTSRLIRQHNIQVPEILVTEEPDTEMVIHPACTYTSKESEKVEEFQWPQRSQSMAQLPAEKLPPKKKRLRLAEAAQSSGESSFESVSLPHSPSQESNVSHASSRSASFEESGRPDTEMQSGTWISQGSHMLTVPSSLHQHHHSHREMRRSTSEQATASPSHPAHVEETRSKSFDYGSLSQERTFASWKERRKCLLVKHGTLGEPDQEEPCTKPGISTVCQSYLGHPPFKYTEHRMEGRIPRISSDHIGKTLQLIQSPLSLPPSVFPLQQANPDFCSPSQLSRFLPVTTAVISTQMFQQAFLHSEPPPPHPRPIEYVERLGLPLQPLTTLFPLQSSDVAQAVCFPMPGGLTIQVPSGPLFSESRSSPSSLHTPSHSQQQLVTRHNPRPVIAPCLQQLMPMVSLVVPVRLQTHIPTYASAMYTTISQILATTQHPVCCTAMVIMGKLEGDKLQRSYLRLPSPSPKSYIPLPLPIEHGAVASSDDSCGHLGAGGSKRMLSPAGSLELSLEAQRHQKRVKEEEEKEECNKEDDVNKCDNKSQEVGQGKINKRLTVETAGRAKDPREVPEREKLIKQDLTQHKSETLKEEGRKEAGDRYAPRVTSPERTMDPSYPSLHTTTSVSWCYLNYTKPNPSTHRDSTSVYSSWSVSMHNPNIPGLSTKILLSLLHSKQKYSAETYTLATAPPSTTDKLVPTDGKTTSASEVCASPPNTPIKVKEEPTNEQGDKEKKSADDMPTTSTQSETARIRIFEGGYKSNEDYVYVRGRGRGKYVCGECGIRCKKPSMLKKHIRTHTDVRPYVCKHCNFAFKTKGNLTKHMKSKAHGKKCLEMGVSESSVDELESEEAGGSEERVCESEEQEEHQFSDVEDSEAEDDEDEEEDFSSHDEPSSACSTDTRQSTGDLSESGQGPQTEPSDPAAKEEHSSPHRPWPGIRASSPGSKRALFSRKGWEVSPRTFSPSSEGSPLRSLSPRLELSSPSRHLSPSPERGPSPIRALSPLSPLSPLRPVSPARYRRARAISSHTPLKPQHRPHSSPAGLHWEPSTPATERQKDKPGTQPTLQEHMPLDPCLLSPSLRFSPSESFPPSPGMLRTVDRMFSHLPLHSQDQVRMPYHMIPIGGIQMVQLRPRARPKLERQSSSTPSPTSPKEDSPFSLTRRDYPWISFPETSPQRTLANTRTKSQDDGASRSDLSCPSTSSTLPKLLPSQHGGGEQWTAKVRKQYGDSSSATKTCTSGPETSRKAAADSDEGVERISRGEVASSSCETEKPVAAPLRGRGSFSEGCSGSGSAPQSQDGDPDST, translated from the exons ATGGAGGCGGAGGAAAAGCAGTCGGCCGATGGAGTGCGGTCTGGTGGGCAACAGCAGCCATCAGAGTCTTTGTTAGCAGCGCAGCTGCCTCAGTTACAGCAACAAACTACCTCACAATCTGTCCATGGATCACGTGGCCGCCCTCAACACAGGCAGCCAAAACGCTTTGAAATGCTTCAAAGGCAGAAGCAGCAGCAACAGTCACAGGCGGGTGGATCATCTTGGCAGCTTTCAGAAGTACCTGGTCCTTCAAGAGGCAGCTGTTCTGCCCTGGGAGATCCATCTCCCCAAATTCAAAGTGTTAAGCAAACTCAGTCTCTGCACAGTGTGGAATTACAGGAAGGCACCCCATGTAGACGAGAACGTAAACCCCAAAAACCAGGGAAATATGTGTGCACATACTGCGGCCGTCCTTGTGCTAAGCCTAGCGTCCTCCAAAAACACATCCGAtctcacactggagagagaccTTATCCATGTGTTCCATGTGGCTTTTCCTTCAAGACCAAAAGCAACTTGTACAAACACCGCAAATCCCATGCGCATCGAATAAAAGCTGGCATGGCCTCAAGTCGTGAAGAAACCAGTTTCATTGGGCCGGAAGGTGGAGCCTTAAGAGATGAGCAAGAGGAGGGTACAGAAGGAGAGAGTTCAGGTTCTGAGGATGAGACGGGGCAACACCAACCATCTACCTCACAGGGCAGGCCAACTCTGAAGAAAAGCAGTAAAGTGGAATTGTCATTTATAGAGGAGGGTCCCCAAACTGAGGATTCACAGGCAATCAAGCAAAGGTTAGCTATGAGGCTAAGCGAGAGGAAGCGAGCTCCCAGAGCATCTTCAGATGAAACGCGATCCTCACTGGGTCCCGGCAGCAAGGGGAGCACAGAATCTGGCTATTTTTCCAGTTCTGGGAGTGCTGAGCTTTCTCAAGTGAGCCCACCAAATGCCAGTGCTAAAACATATGCTGAGATAATTCTAGGAAAGTATGGACGCTTAGGACAACAGCAACGAATTTCACATCAACAACTGCAATTATCATCATCTTCAGGTCAACAGGAAAAATCAATCCCTTTCACTGTTCCTAAGACACAAGTCATTGAGCATATAACTAAGCTAATTACTATAAATGAAGCCGTGGTGGATACAAGTGAAATTGATAGTGTCAAACCAAGGCGTTCTTCACTCTCTAGAAGAAGTAGCATAGAGTCTGTAAGATTCTCTTCACCCAAAGAACCCTGTGTTCTTGAACCAAAAGCGGATGCCCCAAGCTCTTGTGGCGCTGCTGTTCAACTTATTCCTGGTACTTTTGCAAGTGAATTACCTGGCTCATACTTGGCTGAAACAGAAACACTGACTGGTCAGAGCTCCAGTGCTCTTCTTTATAGGAGTCAATCAGTGCCATCTTCTCGTAATACTTCAGATACAGCTTCACGCGGCTTTCGTTTAAGTCATTCTTTTGATGATCAGCAGGCCATAGCAGCTGAAATGAGGATTGGGCCACATCAACGTATGTTACGACGCCAACCAGCTATTGAGGTGCCAGTTGGAGTGGACCTCATTAATGAGGATGCAGGTCCTTCTTCTAGTTTGAAAGAAGTAGAATCGGGAAAGAAACAAAATAAGGAATTACACCTTTATGAGTGTGAAATTTGTGGCACTCACTTGAATAAGAACTCTTACACCGCACACAGATTAGTGTGTACGAGTAAATCTCCACACTGTCTGCAAAGTGAGGAAGGCAGTTATTTTATTGAGAATCAGCCACAGATTATGAGCTACAAGTTCAAAGCAATGGCCATGGCTGTGcgcaaaaggaaaaaaaaagaagaaagtcttGAGGAAGACCCTCCCAGTCCAGGTCCAACAGCAGTGTCTTTCAGCTCCCAGCCTCCATCAATGCTAGGCAGTATTGATAATCAGGGCACACCTCATGGCCTTTCACAGAGCGAGGTAGAAAAAAGGAGTTCCTGGAAAGAAATTTCTGTTATCCAGCACACCAGATCCTTTGAAAAACAGGAAAGCATCTCTATGGCAAATCAGGAAGCAGAGTCAGAACACGAGCAATCACAGGAGCCAAAACCAATCTCTACATCGCGGTTAATTCGTCAACATAACATTCAAGTGCCAGAAATTCTTGTTACAGAGGAGCCAGATACCgagatggtcattcatccagcgtGCACGTACACCTCTAAAGAGTCAGAAAAAGTGGAGGAATTCCAGTGGCCTCAGCGTAGCCAAAGTATGGCTCAGCTCCCTGCAGAGAAGCTACCACCAAAAAAGAAGCGTCTCCGTTTAGCTGAGGCAGCCCAATCATCAGGAGAATCTAGCTTTGAGTCAGTATCCTTGCCACACAGCCCAAGCCAAGAGAGCAATGTTTCCCATGCCTCCAGTCGATCTGCATCCTTTGAGGAATCTGGAAGGCCAGACACAGAGATGCAAAGTGGTACCTGGATCTCCCAAGGCTCTCACATGCTGACTGTTCCATCAAGTCTTCATCAGCACCATCATTCTCACAGAGAGATGCGCCGCTCAACCTCTGAACAGGCAACTGCAAGTCCTTCACACCCTGCACATGTAGAGGAAACAAGAAGTAAGTCATTTGACTATGGCTCCCTCTCTCAAGAGCGCACTTTTGCTTCTTGGAAGGAGAGGAGGAAATGTCTCTTGGTGAAGCACGGAACCCTTGGTGAACCTGATCAGGAGGAGCCATGTACTAAACCTGGCATCTCCACTGTTTGCCAGTCCTACTTAGGTCATCCTCCATTCAAATACACAGAGCATAGAATGGAAGGCAGGATCCCTAGGATTAGCTCAGATCATATAGGGAAGACCCTGCAGCTCATCCAATCCCCTCTTTCACTCCCACCATCAGTTTTCCCCCTACAACAAGCAAACCCAGATTTTTGTTCCCCAAGTCAGCTCTCTAGATTCCTTCCAGTCACAACAGCAGTAATTTCTACCCAGATGTTTCAGCAAGCCTTCCTTCACAGTGAGCCACCTCCACCACATCCAAGACCCATAGAATATGTAGAGCGCCTGGGATTACCCCTTCAACCACTCACTACTTTATTCCCGCTACAATCCAGTGATGTTGCTCAGGCTGTTTGCTTTCCCATGCCAGGTGGTCTGACTATTCAGGTTCCCTCGGGGCCGCTTTTCAGTGAGTCTAGGTCATCACCTTCCTCCTTGCATACTCCCAGTCATTCACAACAGCAGCTAGTCACCCGCCACAACCCCCGTCCTGTGATTGCCCCTTGCCTTCAACAGCTAATGCCAATGGTGTCTCTTGTAGTGCCTGTGCGCTTACAGACTCACATTCCTACCTATGCTAGTGCCATGTATACAACCATCTCACAAATTTTAGCCACAACGCAACATCCAGTCTGCTGCACAGCTATGGTAATCATGGGTAAGCTGGAGGGAGACAAGCTTCAGAGATCTTACCTTAGGCTGCCCTCGCCTAGCCCCAAGAGCTATATTCCCTTGCCTCTCCCTATTGAGCATGGAGCAGTTGCTTCATCTGATGATAGCTGTGGACACCTTGGTGCTGGAGGAAGTAAGCGAATGCTGTCACCTGCAGGTAGTCTAGAACTCAGTTTAGAGGCACAACGGCATCAAAAACGggtgaaagaggaggaggagaaagaagAGTGCAACAAGGAAGATGACGTTAACAAATGTGACAATAAATCTCAGGAGGTAGGTCAGGGAAAAATTAACAAGAGGCTAACAGTGGAGACAGCGGGGAGGGCCAAAGATCCAAGAGAAGTACCTGAAAGAGAAAAGTTAATCAAACAGGACTTAACCCAACACAAATCTGAGACCTTGAAGGAAGAGGGAAGGAAAGAGGCAGGAGATCGGTATGCTCCAAGGGTAACAAGTCCAGAGAGAACCATGGACCCCTCATACCCCAGTCTGCATACCACTACATCCGTCAGCTGGTGCTACTTGAATTATACAAAGCCCAACCCCTCTACACACAGAGATTCAACTTCTGTCTATTCCTCGTGGAGTGTTAGCATGCATAACCCCAATATACCTGGCTTGTCCACCAAAATATTACTGTCCCTGCTGCACTCCAAACAGAAATATAGTGCTGAGACATACACTTTGGCTACAGCTCCACCGTCAACCACTGACAAGCTGGTTCCTACTGACGGCAAGACAACTAGTGCATCAGAG GTATGTGCTTCTCCACCCAACACACCCATCAAAGTAAAAGAGGAACCAACAAATGAACAGGGCGATAAAGAGAAGAAGAGTGCTGATGACATGCCCACTACTTCGACTCAAAGTGAGACGGCACGTATTCGCATTTTTGAAGGCGG GTATAAGTCAAATGAGGACTATGTGTATGTTCGGGGTCGAGGGAGAGGAAAGTATGTGTGTGGAGAATGTGGGATTCGCTGCAAGAAGCCCAGCATGCTAAAAAAGCACATTCGCACTCATACAGACGTCCGTCCTTATGTCTGTAAGCACTGCAACTTCGCCTTTAAAACCAAAG GGAACCTTACCAAACACATGAAGTCCAAGGCCCACGGCAAGAAATGCCTGGAGATGGGTGTGTCAGAGTCATCTGTGGATGAGCTGGAGTCTGAGGAAGCAG GGGGCAGTGAGGAGCGAGTGTGTGAGTCAGAAGAACAGGAGGAGCACCAGTTTTCTGATGTTGAAGATTCTGAAGCAgaagatgatgaggatgaggaagaaGACTTCTCTTCCCACGATGAACCATCTTCAGCCTGTTCCACTGATACTCGTCAATCCACAGGTGACCTTTCTGAAAGTGGCCAAGGCCCACAGACCGAGCCCTCTGACCCTGCAGCCAAAGAGGAACACTCCTCACCCCACAGACCATGGCCTGGCATACGAGCCTCGTCTCCAGGCAGCAAGAGGGCGTTGTTCTCCCGCAAGGGCTGGGAGGTTTCCCCGAGGACCTTCTCCCCTAGCAGTGAAGGCTCTCCCCTTAGAAGCCTGTCTCCAAGGCTTGAACTGTCCTCACCCAGCCGTCATCTCTCTCCTTCCCCAGAGAGGGGTCCGTCACCCATCAGAGCCCTCTCCCCTCTCTCACCTCTCTCACCTCTGAGGCCTGTATCCCCGGCACGGTACAGGAGAGCAAGAGCCATCTCCTCTCATACGCCCCTAAAGCCCCAGCATCGGCCGCACAGCTCACCCGCAGGGCTCCACTGGGAGCCTAGCACACCAGCTACTGAGCGTCAAAAG GACAAGCCTGGTACTCAGCCAACTCTACAGGAGCATATGCCCCTGGATCCCTGCCTGCTTTCCCCATCCCTACGCTTCTCTCCAAGTGAGTCTTTCCCTCCGAGTCCAGGGATGCTACGAACAGTGGACCGCATGTTTAGCCACCTTCCTTTACACTCCCAAGATCAAGTCCGCATGCCCTATCACATGATACCCATTGGGGGCATCCAAATGGTGCAGCTCAGACCCCGAGCACGCCCCAAACTGGAACGACAGTCATCCTCCACCCCTTCGCCCACCTCTCCCAAAGAGGACTCCCCTTTTTCCCTCACCAGGAGGGATTATCCATGGATCTCGTTTCCGGAAACCAGTCCGCAAAGGACTCTGGCGAACACCAGGACAAAAAGCCAAGATGACGGAGCCAGCCGGTCTGACCTGTCTTGTCCCAGTACAAGCTCGACGTTACCCAAACTTCTCCCTTCACAACACGGTGGAGGGGAGCAATGGACTGCAAAGGTCAGAAAGCAATATGGCGACTCGAGCTCCGCCACAAAGACTTGCACCTCCGGTCCCGAAACATCCAGGAAAGCGGCGGCAGACAGCGATGAAGGAGTTGAGAGGATCTCACGGGGGGAAGTAGCGAGTTCCTCTTGTGAAACGGAAAAGCCTGTAGCGGCGCCACTCAGGGGACGTGGCTCTTTTTCAGAAGGATGTTCAGGATCTGGCAGTGCTCCTCAGAGCCAGGACGGTGATCCAGATAGCACTTAA